Genomic window (Candidatus Thermoplasmatota archaeon):
TGGCATTATTCTTTCGCATGCGCATGCTGACCATGCCCAGTATATCCATTTTATTCGAAACGACGTACCGATTTTTTGTACGAGAGAAACAAAAATAATTCTTGATGCACTTGAGGTAATAACTACGTCTCAATTCAATGACCTTGTGACCATATGTGATGCATTCATCTTTAAAAAAAATAAAAAGGGTGAACTAACCAGAGTGAACCGTCGTGATCAAGAATTTGTAAAAAAACGTCCGTATATTATCGTTGAACCAGAGAAAAAGATACGAATTGGGTCGTTTGATATAGAAATGTATCCGGTCGATCATTCAGTACCTGGTGCATGTGGATGTATTCTGTATTCTGATGAGGGAAATCTTGTGTATACTGGTGATATTCGTTTTCATGGATACTATAGTGAAAAGAGTAGAACATTTATCCAGAAAGCAAAAGAAGCGCATCCCAAATGGTTACTCTGCGAAGGTACAAAGATTGAAAAAAAAACTGGAGATAGTGAAAAAAAGTTAGTACATACAATGAGCAGCATTATTCAAAAAGCACCTGGTTTAGTTTTTGTTGAACATCCAATTCGTGATCTTGATCGAGCTCAAACAATCTATTCAGCTGCAAAAGATAATCACCGCGAATTCGTCGTAGGTCTAAAATTAGCATATCTTATTAAAGCGCTTGGTTCGTTTTGTTCTTTTTCACTTGATGACGTTCTTATTTTTGTTCCTCGGAAAAGTTGGGGTCTTATTGACCGGAGAGATATTGATAAAAAATTGGTTGAAAAAGATTATGAGGTATGGGAACGCGAGTTGATTCAACGGAAAAATGTGGTGACGTATCATGATGTACAGAACGATCAATCTAGGTATGTTGTTTCAATGAATCTCTGGGAGATTACGAATCTTATTGACATACAACCAAAACGTGCTTTTTGGATTAAATCTTCATGTGAGCCGTTTTCTGATGATATGGAATTAGATGAAAAACGGAAACAGGCATGGCTTGATCATTTTCATATTAAACAGTTTGTTGCTCATGCTTCTGGTCATGCATCAGGTAGTGAAATAAAAAATCTTATTCGAGAAATTAATCCAAAAAAGGTTATCCCGGTTCA
Coding sequences:
- a CDS encoding MBL fold metallo-hydrolase, which produces MNISCYGGKNEIGGNKILVEHKNTRIFLDFGISLSRARTFFSEFIQPRKSAGLLDFFELGLLPDIKGIYREDYLQHMGRPAENRSIDGIILSHAHADHAQYIHFIRNDVPIFCTRETKIILDALEVITTSQFNDLVTICDAFIFKKNKKGELTRVNRRDQEFVKKRPYIIVEPEKKIRIGSFDIEMYPVDHSVPGACGCILYSDEGNLVYTGDIRFHGYYSEKSRTFIQKAKEAHPKWLLCEGTKIEKKTGDSEKKLVHTMSSIIQKAPGLVFVEHPIRDLDRAQTIYSAAKDNHREFVVGLKLAYLIKALGSFCSFSLDDVLIFVPRKSWGLIDRRDIDKKLVEKDYEVWERELIQRKNVVTYHDVQNDQSRYVVSMNLWEITNLIDIQPKRAFWIKSSCEPFSDDMELDEKRKQAWLDHFHIKQFVAHASGHASGSEIKNLIREINPKKVIPVHTEHPELCGR